A portion of the Lolium rigidum isolate FL_2022 chromosome 1, APGP_CSIRO_Lrig_0.1, whole genome shotgun sequence genome contains these proteins:
- the LOC124653899 gene encoding F-box protein PP2-B10-like, protein MGGQATGAQPLAAAAAEGGQQTRVFDLPEACVAHVLALTSPRDACRAAAVSPCFRDAAGSDTVWSRFLPPDYPAILQLHQAPASRLLLSRNGAKASSVPVASSPPATKKEAYLGLTDVAVLVDDGGMAVWLARGSGAKCVALSARRLSLPWEDGEFSWRWMPHHLSRFADVVQLVSCTCLDIYGRLPTAALTPATAYAAYLVFDTADDHRGLSFPDQETTVSVGGRTVSRHAVCLRPDDDEARKFIGADSANNGGVRGPTLRRDGWWEVEIGRLRTNDEAVDGEEVAVSFEVLGWQPKRGLIVEGVEFRPL, encoded by the exons ATGGGAGGTCAGGCGACTGGCGCGCAGCcgctggcagcggcggcggcggaggggggccAACAGACGCGGGTGTTCGACCTCCCGGAGGCATGCGTGGCGCACGTGCTGGCGCTCACCTCCCCGCGGGACgcgtgccgcgccgccgccgtgtcgCCATGCTTCCGCGACGCCGCCGGGTCCGACACCGTCTGGTCACGCTTCCTCCCGCCGGACTACCCCGCCATCCTCCAGCTGCACCAGGCGCCCGCgtcgcgcctcctcctctcgcgcaacgGCGCCAAGGCGTCCTCGGTGCCGGtggcgtcgtcgccgccggcgacgaaGAAGGAGGCCTACCTCGGGCTCACGGACGTGGCCGTGCTGGTGGACGACGGCGGCATGGCGGTGTGGCTGGCCAGGGGCAGCGGCGCCAAGTGCGTGGCGCTGTCGGCGAGGAGGCTCAGCCTGCCGTGGGAGGACGGCGAGTTCAGCTGGAGGTGGATGCCACACCATCTCTCCAG GTTCGCAGACGTGGTCCAGCTGGTGTCCTGCACGTGCCTGGACATCTACGGCCGACTCCCCACCGCCGCGCTGACGCCGGCCACCGCATACGCCGCGTACCTCGTCTTCGACACCGCAGATGACCACCGCGGCCTTAGCTTCCCAGACCAGGAGACCACGGTGAGCGTCGGCGGCCGCACGGTGTCGCGCCACGCCGTGTGCCTCCGCCCCGATGATGATGAGGCGCGCAAGTTCATCGGTGCCGACAGTGCAAACAACGGCGGCGTGCGGGGGCCGACGCTGCGGCGCGACGGATGGTGGGAGGTGGAGATAGGGAGGCTGCGCACCAACGACGAGGCCGTGGACGGGGAGGAGGTGGCGGTGAGCTTCGAGGTGCTCGGGTGGCAACCCAAACGCGGGCTCATCGTGGAAGGTGTCGAGTTCAGGCCCCTATGA
- the LOC124682878 gene encoding tyrosine--tRNA ligase 1, cytoplasmic-like, with the protein MDPSTVPDASTGAASMDPSMVPDPSTAAEVAASSVDPSSAPDASSSAAAAGAAAEDLAGAVAGMTLDERFDLLMSIGEECIQPDELKRLLQNKPVPICYDGFEPSGRMHIAQGIVKTINVNKMIRAGCKVKIWIADWFAQLNNKMGGDLKKIQTVGRYMIEIWKAAGMNLDGVEFLWSSEEINRRANEYWPLVMDIGRKNNVKRITRCCTIMGRADNEELTAAQIFYPCMQCADIFFLKADICQLGMDQRKVNMLAREYCDDIKKKLKPIILSHHMLPGFKEGQEKMSKSDPSSAIFMEDDEAQVNVKIKQAFCPPNIVEGNPCLEYIKYIVFPWFERFEVIRKENNGGNKTFLSMDELSADYASGALHPADVKPALAKAINEILKPVRDHFNTSNEAKVLLNTVKKYRVSS; encoded by the exons atGGATCCCTCGACGGTCCCTGACGCCTCCACCGGAGCCGCATCCATGGACCCTTCGATGGTTCCCGACCCCTCCACCGCAGCCGAGGTCGCCGCCTCATCAGTGGACCCTTCCTCGGCTCCCgacgcctcctcttccgctgccGCTGCCGGTGCCGCCGCCGAGGACCTCGCGGGGGCCGTGGCGGGGATGACCCTGGACGAGCGGTTCGACCTGCTGATGAGCATCGGCGAGGAGTGCATtcagcccgacgagctcaagcgcCTTCTGCAGAACAAGCCCGTCCCCATCTGCTACGACGGATTCGAGCCCTCCGGCCGCATGCACATCGCCCAG GGTATTGTGAAGACAATTAACGTTAACAAGATGATCAGAGCAGGATGCAAAGTGAAAATCTGGATAGCAGATTGGTTTGCTCAGCTAAACAACAAAATGGGTGGCGACCTAAAAAAAATCCAGACAGTCGGCCGCTACATGATTGAAATATGGAAAGCAGCTGGTATGAATCTCGATGGTGTTGAATTCTTGTGGTCTTCAGAAGAAATCAACAGGCGTGCAAATGAATACTGGCCACTTGTAATGGACATTGGCAGGAAAAATAATGTCAAGAGAATAACGAG ATGTTGTACGATCATGGGCCGTGCTGACAATGAGGAATTGACTGCTGCACAGATCTTCTATCCTTGCATGCAGTGTGCTGATATATTCTTCCTGAAG GCTGACATATGCCAGTTGGGCATGGACCAAAGGAAGGTTAACATGTTAGCAAGGGAATACTGCGATGACATTAAAAAGAAGCTCAAACCAATTATTCTGTCACATC ATATGCTCCCTGGGTTCAAAGAAGGTCAGGAGAAGATGTCAAAGAGCGATCCATCATCGGCTATCTTTATGGAAGATGATGAG GCTCAGGTGAATGTAAAGATAAAGCAAGCTTTTTGCCCGCCCAACATTGTCGAGGGTAATCCGTGTCTGGAGTACATCAAGTACATCGTTTTCCCTTGGTTTGAAAGGTTTGAGGTGATTCGGAAGGAAAACAATGGCGGTAACAA GACATTTTTAAGCATGGATGAGCTCAGTGCTGATTATGCCAGTGGTGCTTTGCATCCTGCTGATGTTAAACCTGCTTTGGCCAAAGCGATTAATGAAATATTGAAG CCTGTTCGTGATCACTTCAACACCAGCAATGAGGCCAAAGTTCTCCTCAACACCGTTAAG AAGTACAGAGTAAGCAGTTAA